Proteins from a genomic interval of Corythoichthys intestinalis isolate RoL2023-P3 chromosome 3, ASM3026506v1, whole genome shotgun sequence:
- the lzts3b gene encoding leucine zipper putative tumor suppressor 3 isoform X2, whose amino-acid sequence MKSVGTRTTLPRAPPLSRRCPGDRSCSAERLPRPPATISDGTASSDERGSVSIGTGTCTDRPTETASTTNTECTMAPPNNNSQLECGNAALRREWERERQRERGRDRDRDRDWDRERLDRERERERNRERERERVERERLERERERERERARERERERIEREKIERERERERERERERERERLEGERLERERELQAAGLDVCGNVVGRGANEKNSVGVNQHQHREMVATRPDGENNPAGHNPPKIMAVSGKLEQAMQRDTGLVRPSAFKPVVPKSFHSMQNLVGQAGGAGTEGKSEGRGEGYSEGRGGRRGREGGGGESGEVPEALLLDQESPVRVSRGEGVVNPNEVVQGGMSDSGRNSLTSLPTYTGSGSGCGPPAVLGPLSASTSQINRLGMAGVAAGLDKLEKPGYQNGLCASDSGRSSSGKSSSSYQRLSHMSDAPGPLRPSPSSDDIIQDLEDRLWEKEQEVQHMRRNLDQSEAAIIQVFEEKQRVWERQMDELRQNYASRLQQVTRRAQRSQTALQAQITRLSQDKRRLQEEMAALLAQREELERKCLDYRKEQADILPRLEETKWEVCQKAGEISLLKQQLRESQAEVTQRAGEMVALRGQLKELNAQLREQEEAMLGLKESYGAKSLELEKCEADLRRTLSEVSILREKLGVFEAEVLSLKRALNEVSRGAEVVMSPNLAAAGLLPPWGMVHCPRTPAESSTNSLPPTADTLLSLQSDEAKAQRQEAQRQQREEAQWHQQQRQDAHMQQEAHFRHEAQLRQDAHLRHEAQLRHEAQLCQEAQQRQQDAHWDEAGELRRQLEQLQAALRLERQQRERQALNFDQERHTWQDEKERVLKYQAQLQLSYVETLQKNQALEKRMSQLGTKPSTAPTAPTTTVTNSPPSSSSGSPPPQSLIALSPQPPPSLPGPITLTLSPPCEDQKGPPSLHQLAPPWAGPSRLERIESTEI is encoded by the exons ATGAAGTCTGTAGGCACGAGGACCACGCTGCCACGCGCCCCTCCTCTCTCACGCCGTTGCCCTGGTGACCGCAGCTGCAGCGCAGAGCGTCTGCCCCGTCCCCCTGCGACTATATCCGACGGCACGGCATCTAGCGACGAACGAGGGAGCGTTAGTATCGGCACCGGGACCTGTACCGACCGGCCCACTGAAACAGCCTCCACCACCAACACGGAATGTACCATGGCGCCGCCCAACAACAACAGTCAGCTGGAGTGTGGCAATGCTGCGCTCAGGAGGGAGTGGGAAAGGGAGAGACAACGTGAACGGGGGCGAGACAGGGACCGGGACCGAGACTGGGACCGGGAGAGGTTGGACAGGGAGCGAGAACGGGAGAGGAACAGAGAGCGAGAGAGGGAACGTGTGGAGCGAGAGAGGCTGGAGCGTGAGAGGGAAAGGGAACGGGAAAGGGCCCGGGAGAGGGAAAGGGAGCGAATCGAGAGGGAGAAGATTGAGAGAGAGCGGGAGAGAGAACGGGAAAGAGAGCGGGAAAGGGAACGGGAGAGACTGGAGGGGGAACGACTGGAACGGGAAAGAGAGTTGCAGGCTGCAGGTCTGGACGTTTGCGGTAACGTCGTGGGTCGAGGAGCAAACGAGAAGAACAGTGTTGGGGTGAATCAGCATCAGCACAGAGAGATGGTGGCCACCAGACCGGACGGCGAAAATAACCCAGCCGGACACAACCCACCCAAAATCATGGCGGTGTCAGGAAAATTGGAACAG GCAATGCAGAGAGACACCGGCCTAGTTCGTCCCTCTGCCTTCAAACCGGTGGTCCCGAAGAGTTTCCACTCCATGCAGAACCTCGTGGGCCAAGCAGGCGGGGCTGGAACCGAGGGCAAGAGTGAAGGGAGAGGAGAAGGCTACAGTGAGGGGAGAGGTGGCAGGAGAGGCAGGGAAGGTGGCGGGGGAGAGTCAGGAGAAGTTCCAGAGGCCCTCCTACTGGACCAGGAGAGCCCGGTGAGGGTCAGCAGAGGTGAGGGAGTGGTAAATCCTAATGAAGTGGTTCAGGGGGGGATGTCAGACTCAGGCAGGAACTCTCTGACCAGCCTGCCCACCTACACTGGTTCGGGCTCTGGTTGTGGACCACCGGCTGTACTGGGGCCATTAAGTGCTTCCACAAGCCAAATCAACAGGTTGGGTATGGCTGGGGTGGCAGCGGGATTAGACAAACTGGAAAAGCCTGGCTACCAG AATGGCCTTTGTGCCTCGGACAGCGGTCGATCCTCATCAGGAAAGAGTTCCTCATCCTATCAAAGGTTGAGTCACATGAGCGACGCACCAGGACCCTTACGCCCCTCCCCTTCCTCTGATGACATCATTCAGGACCTGGAAGACCGTTTGTGGGAGAAAGAGCAAGAG GTGCAGCACATGCGCCGCAACTTGGACCAAAGCGAAGCTGCCATTATTCAGGTGTTTGAGGAGAAGCAGCGCGTGTGGGAGCGACAGATGGATGAGCTGAGACAGAACTATGCTTCACGCTTGCAGCAG GTTACACGGCGCGCACAACGCTCACAGACTGCTCTGCAGGCACAGATAACCCGTTTGTCACAAGACAAGAGGAGGCTCCAAGAGGAGATGGCAGCCCTGCTTGCCCAGCGAGAGGAGCTGGAAAGAAAGTGTCTGGATTACAGGAAGGAGCAGGCTGACATTTTGCCACGTCTGGAAGAGACAAAGTGGGAG GTGTGTCAGAAGGCCGGTGAGATCTCTCTGCTAAAGCAGCAGCTGAGAGAAAGCCAAGCCGAGGTGACACAGCGGGCAGGAGAGATGGTGGCTCTGAGAGGCCAGCTCAAGGAACTCAATGCCCAGCTGAGGGAGCAGGAGGAGGCCATGCTTGGACTGAAGGAGTCCTACGGCGCCAAGAGTCTGGAGCTGGAGAAGTGTGAGGCAGACCTGAGGAGAACTCTGTCGGAG GTGTCCATCCTGCGAGAGAAGCTGGGTGTTTTTGAGGCAGAGGTGCTGAGTCTGAAACGAGCTTTGAATGAAGTCAGCAGAGGAGCTGAGGTTGTCATGAGCCCGAACTTGGCCGCTGCAGGCCTATTGCCACCCTGGGGAATGGTTCACTGCCCGCGAACCCCCGCCGAATCCTCCACCAACTCACTGCCCCCAACGGCAGACACCCTGCTGAGTCTTCAGAGCGACGAAGCCAAAGCCCAGAGGCAGGAGGCTCAAAGGCAGCAGCGTGAGGAGGCGCAGTGGCATCAGCAGCAGCGTCAAGACGCTCACATGCAACAGGAAGCTCACTTCCGCCACGAAGCCCAACTCCGTCAGGACGCACACCTCCGCCACGAGGCCCAGCTGCGCCACGAGGCCCAGCTCTGTCAGGAAGCCCAGCAGCGACAGCAGGACGCTCACTGGGACGAGGCGGGTGAGCTGCGCAGACAGCTGGAGCAGCTACAGGCCGCCCTGCGCCTTGAGCGGCAGCAACGCGAGCGCCAGGCGCTCAACTTCGACCAGGAGCGACACACCTGGCAGGATGAGAAAGAGCGGGTGTTGAAGTACCAGGCCCAGTTACAACTGAGCTACGTGGAGACCCTGCAGAAGAACCAAGCTTTGGAGAAACGTATGAGTCAGCTGGGAACCAAACCCAGCACCGCCCCGACTGCCCCCACCACCACTGTCACTAACAGCCCCCCTTCCTCCTCCTCTGGTTCTCCACCTCCGCAATCTCTCATAGCGCTATCTCCTCAGCCACCACCATCTCTCCCTGGCCCAATCACCCTCACCCTTTCCCCACCATGTGAAGACCAGAAGGGGCCACCCTCTCTCCACCAGCTTGCCCCTCCTTGGGCGGGACCTTCACGCCTGGAGAGGATAGAGTCCACCGAAATTTAA
- the lzts3b gene encoding leucine zipper putative tumor suppressor 3 isoform X1, whose amino-acid sequence MGSVGSGVAGEQEFAMKSVGTRTTLPRAPPLSRRCPGDRSCSAERLPRPPATISDGTASSDERGSVSIGTGTCTDRPTETASTTNTECTMAPPNNNSQLECGNAALRREWERERQRERGRDRDRDRDWDRERLDRERERERNRERERERVERERLERERERERERARERERERIEREKIERERERERERERERERERLEGERLERERELQAAGLDVCGNVVGRGANEKNSVGVNQHQHREMVATRPDGENNPAGHNPPKIMAVSGKLEQAMQRDTGLVRPSAFKPVVPKSFHSMQNLVGQAGGAGTEGKSEGRGEGYSEGRGGRRGREGGGGESGEVPEALLLDQESPVRVSRGEGVVNPNEVVQGGMSDSGRNSLTSLPTYTGSGSGCGPPAVLGPLSASTSQINRLGMAGVAAGLDKLEKPGYQNGLCASDSGRSSSGKSSSSYQRLSHMSDAPGPLRPSPSSDDIIQDLEDRLWEKEQEVQHMRRNLDQSEAAIIQVFEEKQRVWERQMDELRQNYASRLQQVTRRAQRSQTALQAQITRLSQDKRRLQEEMAALLAQREELERKCLDYRKEQADILPRLEETKWEVCQKAGEISLLKQQLRESQAEVTQRAGEMVALRGQLKELNAQLREQEEAMLGLKESYGAKSLELEKCEADLRRTLSEVSILREKLGVFEAEVLSLKRALNEVSRGAEVVMSPNLAAAGLLPPWGMVHCPRTPAESSTNSLPPTADTLLSLQSDEAKAQRQEAQRQQREEAQWHQQQRQDAHMQQEAHFRHEAQLRQDAHLRHEAQLRHEAQLCQEAQQRQQDAHWDEAGELRRQLEQLQAALRLERQQRERQALNFDQERHTWQDEKERVLKYQAQLQLSYVETLQKNQALEKRMSQLGTKPSTAPTAPTTTVTNSPPSSSSGSPPPQSLIALSPQPPPSLPGPITLTLSPPCEDQKGPPSLHQLAPPWAGPSRLERIESTEI is encoded by the exons ATGGGCAGTGTTGGCAGTGGGGTGGCAGGCGAGCAGGAATTTGCCATGAAGTCTGTAGGCACGAGGACCACGCTGCCACGCGCCCCTCCTCTCTCACGCCGTTGCCCTGGTGACCGCAGCTGCAGCGCAGAGCGTCTGCCCCGTCCCCCTGCGACTATATCCGACGGCACGGCATCTAGCGACGAACGAGGGAGCGTTAGTATCGGCACCGGGACCTGTACCGACCGGCCCACTGAAACAGCCTCCACCACCAACACGGAATGTACCATGGCGCCGCCCAACAACAACAGTCAGCTGGAGTGTGGCAATGCTGCGCTCAGGAGGGAGTGGGAAAGGGAGAGACAACGTGAACGGGGGCGAGACAGGGACCGGGACCGAGACTGGGACCGGGAGAGGTTGGACAGGGAGCGAGAACGGGAGAGGAACAGAGAGCGAGAGAGGGAACGTGTGGAGCGAGAGAGGCTGGAGCGTGAGAGGGAAAGGGAACGGGAAAGGGCCCGGGAGAGGGAAAGGGAGCGAATCGAGAGGGAGAAGATTGAGAGAGAGCGGGAGAGAGAACGGGAAAGAGAGCGGGAAAGGGAACGGGAGAGACTGGAGGGGGAACGACTGGAACGGGAAAGAGAGTTGCAGGCTGCAGGTCTGGACGTTTGCGGTAACGTCGTGGGTCGAGGAGCAAACGAGAAGAACAGTGTTGGGGTGAATCAGCATCAGCACAGAGAGATGGTGGCCACCAGACCGGACGGCGAAAATAACCCAGCCGGACACAACCCACCCAAAATCATGGCGGTGTCAGGAAAATTGGAACAG GCAATGCAGAGAGACACCGGCCTAGTTCGTCCCTCTGCCTTCAAACCGGTGGTCCCGAAGAGTTTCCACTCCATGCAGAACCTCGTGGGCCAAGCAGGCGGGGCTGGAACCGAGGGCAAGAGTGAAGGGAGAGGAGAAGGCTACAGTGAGGGGAGAGGTGGCAGGAGAGGCAGGGAAGGTGGCGGGGGAGAGTCAGGAGAAGTTCCAGAGGCCCTCCTACTGGACCAGGAGAGCCCGGTGAGGGTCAGCAGAGGTGAGGGAGTGGTAAATCCTAATGAAGTGGTTCAGGGGGGGATGTCAGACTCAGGCAGGAACTCTCTGACCAGCCTGCCCACCTACACTGGTTCGGGCTCTGGTTGTGGACCACCGGCTGTACTGGGGCCATTAAGTGCTTCCACAAGCCAAATCAACAGGTTGGGTATGGCTGGGGTGGCAGCGGGATTAGACAAACTGGAAAAGCCTGGCTACCAG AATGGCCTTTGTGCCTCGGACAGCGGTCGATCCTCATCAGGAAAGAGTTCCTCATCCTATCAAAGGTTGAGTCACATGAGCGACGCACCAGGACCCTTACGCCCCTCCCCTTCCTCTGATGACATCATTCAGGACCTGGAAGACCGTTTGTGGGAGAAAGAGCAAGAG GTGCAGCACATGCGCCGCAACTTGGACCAAAGCGAAGCTGCCATTATTCAGGTGTTTGAGGAGAAGCAGCGCGTGTGGGAGCGACAGATGGATGAGCTGAGACAGAACTATGCTTCACGCTTGCAGCAG GTTACACGGCGCGCACAACGCTCACAGACTGCTCTGCAGGCACAGATAACCCGTTTGTCACAAGACAAGAGGAGGCTCCAAGAGGAGATGGCAGCCCTGCTTGCCCAGCGAGAGGAGCTGGAAAGAAAGTGTCTGGATTACAGGAAGGAGCAGGCTGACATTTTGCCACGTCTGGAAGAGACAAAGTGGGAG GTGTGTCAGAAGGCCGGTGAGATCTCTCTGCTAAAGCAGCAGCTGAGAGAAAGCCAAGCCGAGGTGACACAGCGGGCAGGAGAGATGGTGGCTCTGAGAGGCCAGCTCAAGGAACTCAATGCCCAGCTGAGGGAGCAGGAGGAGGCCATGCTTGGACTGAAGGAGTCCTACGGCGCCAAGAGTCTGGAGCTGGAGAAGTGTGAGGCAGACCTGAGGAGAACTCTGTCGGAG GTGTCCATCCTGCGAGAGAAGCTGGGTGTTTTTGAGGCAGAGGTGCTGAGTCTGAAACGAGCTTTGAATGAAGTCAGCAGAGGAGCTGAGGTTGTCATGAGCCCGAACTTGGCCGCTGCAGGCCTATTGCCACCCTGGGGAATGGTTCACTGCCCGCGAACCCCCGCCGAATCCTCCACCAACTCACTGCCCCCAACGGCAGACACCCTGCTGAGTCTTCAGAGCGACGAAGCCAAAGCCCAGAGGCAGGAGGCTCAAAGGCAGCAGCGTGAGGAGGCGCAGTGGCATCAGCAGCAGCGTCAAGACGCTCACATGCAACAGGAAGCTCACTTCCGCCACGAAGCCCAACTCCGTCAGGACGCACACCTCCGCCACGAGGCCCAGCTGCGCCACGAGGCCCAGCTCTGTCAGGAAGCCCAGCAGCGACAGCAGGACGCTCACTGGGACGAGGCGGGTGAGCTGCGCAGACAGCTGGAGCAGCTACAGGCCGCCCTGCGCCTTGAGCGGCAGCAACGCGAGCGCCAGGCGCTCAACTTCGACCAGGAGCGACACACCTGGCAGGATGAGAAAGAGCGGGTGTTGAAGTACCAGGCCCAGTTACAACTGAGCTACGTGGAGACCCTGCAGAAGAACCAAGCTTTGGAGAAACGTATGAGTCAGCTGGGAACCAAACCCAGCACCGCCCCGACTGCCCCCACCACCACTGTCACTAACAGCCCCCCTTCCTCCTCCTCTGGTTCTCCACCTCCGCAATCTCTCATAGCGCTATCTCCTCAGCCACCACCATCTCTCCCTGGCCCAATCACCCTCACCCTTTCCCCACCATGTGAAGACCAGAAGGGGCCACCCTCTCTCCACCAGCTTGCCCCTCCTTGGGCGGGACCTTCACGCCTGGAGAGGATAGAGTCCACCGAAATTTAA
- the sprb gene encoding sepiapterin reductase b, with amino-acid sequence MSGILHTSEQTLGRCMCIITGASKGFGRALAHLVLYNLKPGSGLLLVARSRPLLQELKEELLQSLEGMQNLTIDYTAVDLSTKEGVENIVDMAKQMSLKELDHVLLVNNAASLGDISPFESFTELNRVNAYLALNISSVLALTAGVLQAFPPRARLRWSVVNCSSTFALQARPSWVLYCTAKAAREMMFRVLAVENPKVKVLSYSPGPMDTEMQRDIQRLTGIQYHLHPCRESATKLMRVLLDNDFATGSHLDFFEL; translated from the exons ATGTCTGGAATTCTTCATACAAGTGAACAAACTTTGGGACGGTGCATGTGCATCATCACAGGAGCATCAAAGGGTTTCGGACGTGCACTTGCACACCTC GTGTTATACAATCTCAAGCCGGGCTCAGGGCTCCTGCTGGTGGCACGCTCCAGACCTTTGCTCCAGGAGCTGAAAGAAGAACTGCTGCAAAGCCTTGAGGGCATGCAGAACCTCACTATTGACTATACAGCGGTAGATCTCAGCACCAAAGAGGGCGTGGAGAACATCGTGGACATGGCAAAACAGATGAGTCTTAAAGAATTAGACCATGTGCTGCTTGTTAATAATGCTG CCTCATTGGGGGACATCTCCCCATTTGAGAGCTTCACCGAGCTCAACCGGGTCAACGCCTACCTTGCTCTTAACATCAGCTCTGTGTTGGCGCTGACCGCCGGAGTGTTGCAGGCCTTTCCGCCACGAGCCAGATTGCGCTGGAGTGTGGTAAACTGCTCCTCAACATTTGCGCTTCAGGCGCGGCCCTCTTGGGTGCTCTACTGCACTGCCAAAGCAGCCAGGGAGATGATGTTCAGGGTACTGGCAGTTGAAAATCCCAAAGTCAAAGTGCTCAGCTACTCACCAG GGCCAATGGACAcagagatgcagagggatattcaGAGACTGACAGGCATCCAGTATCACCTTCACCCATGCAGGGAATCTGCAACCAAGCTGATGAGGGTTCTTTTAGACAATGACTTTGCCACAGGATCTCATCTTGATTTCTTTGAGTTGTGA